In Opitutaceae bacterium TAV5, one genomic interval encodes:
- a CDS encoding AraC family transcriptional regulator, protein MRTLKALSRAHGGKYTVQSGINPGETRDYWLIMESFHTPVAGGITRSAQIHRSWAMQQQLAEGAWRTLAGYSLVYVTEGGGRFRDERHKADLPVSAGDVICLFPGIAHAYGPPAGERWNEINLEFSGPVFDAWMGVGLLDPAQPVRRIGPAQVWMRRFYDVVQPLAKRGAEQTLRDAGRLVALIAEMCATWQTPRQDGDVEWAGRARARLLAMPPEETLDLVKEARRFGIGEQAYRKKFRRLCGITPTLFRSRHLVELACHRLISGHESVKTIGLTSGFGSEFYFSRRFKQITGMSPGEYRRRALG, encoded by the coding sequence ATGCGAACCCTGAAAGCCCTGAGCCGTGCACATGGCGGTAAATACACTGTCCAATCCGGTATCAATCCGGGTGAAACGCGCGATTACTGGCTCATCATGGAGTCGTTCCATACCCCGGTGGCGGGCGGCATCACGCGCAGCGCGCAGATTCACCGGAGCTGGGCGATGCAGCAGCAACTGGCGGAGGGCGCGTGGCGCACGCTGGCCGGGTACTCGCTGGTCTATGTGACGGAAGGTGGCGGCCGGTTTCGTGACGAACGCCACAAGGCGGACCTGCCGGTGTCGGCAGGCGATGTGATTTGCCTGTTTCCGGGCATCGCGCACGCCTACGGCCCGCCGGCGGGCGAACGGTGGAACGAGATCAACCTGGAGTTCTCCGGTCCCGTTTTCGACGCGTGGATGGGAGTCGGCCTGCTCGATCCGGCGCAACCGGTGCGCCGGATCGGACCGGCGCAGGTGTGGATGCGGCGGTTTTACGACGTGGTGCAGCCGCTGGCAAAACGCGGAGCCGAGCAGACGCTGCGCGACGCGGGGCGTCTGGTGGCGCTGATTGCGGAAATGTGCGCCACCTGGCAGACGCCGCGCCAGGACGGCGACGTGGAGTGGGCCGGACGGGCGCGCGCCCGCCTGCTGGCGATGCCGCCGGAGGAGACGCTCGATCTGGTGAAGGAGGCGCGCCGCTTTGGCATCGGCGAGCAGGCATACCGGAAAAAATTCAGGCGCCTGTGCGGCATCACCCCCACGCTGTTTCGCTCGCGGCATCTGGTGGAACTGGCCTGCCACCGGCTGATCTCGGGACATGAATCCGTCAAGACCATCGGCCTGACCTCGGGCTTCGGGAGCGAGTTTTATTTTTCGCGCCGCTTCAAGCAGATCACCGGCATGTCGCCCGGCGAATACCGCCGGCGGGCGCTCGGGTAA
- a CDS encoding N-terminal cleavage protein, with translation MKPRFLSPGQHSRLSPDGRPAVALRAFTLIELLTVIAIIGILAGIILVAVSGARQTAREAVCRSNLRQLGTAFHLYASDNRGLLPKEHSAANESPAWYYPNLLAPYAPPAWWRDKPKGNARGGVWQCPSLKEEELSWGGGYGTNRNHVVMADDNARRLDEFSRPAQIFMIGDVWRKNNTPPSSWISLSCPKCVGWGNTAEANPLHNGKTNVCFVDGHVKAIVFQDLKSNKDDVFGHSSL, from the coding sequence ATGAAACCCCGTTTCCTCTCCCCCGGACAGCATTCCCGGCTTTCGCCAGACGGAAGACCAGCCGTCGCCCTTCGCGCTTTCACCCTGATCGAACTGCTCACCGTCATCGCCATTATCGGTATCCTTGCCGGGATCATTCTAGTAGCGGTCAGCGGAGCACGTCAGACTGCACGCGAGGCCGTTTGCCGGTCCAACCTTCGCCAGTTGGGCACCGCCTTTCATCTGTATGCCAGCGACAATCGGGGGCTCCTGCCCAAGGAGCATTCAGCGGCAAATGAGAGTCCGGCCTGGTATTATCCAAATCTCTTGGCTCCTTACGCGCCGCCCGCCTGGTGGAGAGACAAGCCCAAGGGCAACGCCCGCGGCGGCGTCTGGCAATGCCCATCCCTCAAAGAAGAAGAATTGTCATGGGGAGGCGGATATGGGACCAACAGGAATCACGTTGTCATGGCGGATGACAATGCAAGGCGTCTGGACGAATTTTCACGCCCCGCGCAGATTTTCATGATCGGTGATGTGTGGCGGAAAAACAATACGCCCCCGTCCTCATGGATAAGCCTCTCGTGTCCCAAATGTGTTGGCTGGGGAAACACCGCCGAAGCCAATCCTCTGCACAACGGGAAAACCAATGTCTGCTTCGTGGACGGCCATGTGAAGGCCATCGTTTTTCAGGATCTCAAGAGCAACAAGGACGACGTCTTCGGACACAGCAGCCTGTAA
- a CDS encoding glutamate synthase, which yields MANIIPSPLYHSEQEHDACGVGFIAKLNGERSYDVVARAVAALKALAHRGAIDADAVTGDGAGLLTQLPLPLFKDYLAQKGLPPLRRDSDLGVGMFFISRRDAYTEINARKLIVDSIQAEGLTLLGWRDVPVNASCLGRKALDTQPLIVQALVARTDEAVSDDEFERKLFLAQNTIENKTYAQNFSGLYICSFSSRTIVYKGLLTPAQIARFYPDLKSPLFQTAFAIFHQRFSTNTFPTWELAHPFRMMAHNGEINTIRGNRNLMRARENSTAFGVWGERFHDLKPLIQPGMSDSATFDNALQAITLGGRNPLHAAMMMMPPAWEKDNTLTPEARAFFRYHACIMEPWDGPAAIIFTDGRTIGAALDRNGLRPARYKIFDDGYVILASEAGLVHDFPGKVTEAGRLGPGRMIAIDLTSGAFLRDDEIKGAITRHPRSGDLKDWCEEHLANLQAHAAGQNLVDTPAAPDVREQLAFGYETDELELVLTPLAEGLDPTGSMGDDTPLAVLSRRPRLLYTYFKQLFAQVTNPPIDSIREKAVMSLSMILGGRLGLFEELPETTGFVELDTPILFNSELAALADLPALKGRVVRLAAHFDAAAGPAGLEPALKALAAAAGKAVRDDGAKLIVITDKGVDAQHAPLPMLLAVGAVHQQIVRAGLRLRCDLVAETGEAREVHQIATLLAFGVNAVNPYLALDTVSDLAVTEKTGKPVDPLTARINYRTTIDAGLLKIMAKMGISTLASYRGSQIFEALGVGRDVVEECFTGTPSPVGGIGYEQIAEETLRRHARAWPQASGTGFQPVGVASPQGGAGVSPASDRAAGVPPASGTAELAAATAVPTLAPEGYYRVNKKGEGEFHGWNPKVVASMNKFIRGGTYESWTDWRTQGDDHQPVAIKDLLKIRFDGRTPVELDEVETIEEIRRRFTTAGMSLGALSPEMHEALAIAMNRIGGKSNSGEGGEDPARFSIRENGDNANSAIKQVASGRFGVTAEYLANAKEIEIKMAQGAKPGEGGQLPGNKVTPLIARLRHSVPGVMLISPPPHHDIYSIEDLAQLIFDLKEVNPRAKVCVKLVSSSGVGTVAAGVAKAYADVVLVSGHDGGTGASPIASIKNAGSAWEIGVAEAHQVLMMNGLRGRVVLRTDGGMKTGRDIVIAALLGAEEFNFGTAALIAGGCAMFRVCHLNTCPVGVATQREDLRAKFRGKPENIINFFNAVAEDVRHYLARLGARTINEIIGRVDLLEQIDDPANPKTKYLDLAGLLHNPDPAGEHDRHHTRERNERFGNEGSLDEAITQEARDVILGKSARLVGRYKVTNVNRDIGTFLSGQIAYVRGNTGLPPGTIDLTFTGSAGQSFGTFLVNGIRLTLNGEANDYVGKGMNGGEIIIRPKPSETFVWRHQSILGNTCLYGATGGFLFAAGRAGERFAVRNSGATAVVEGVGDHGCEYMTGGLIVILGSTGINFGAGMSGGLAFVYDEKGDFEKKINPAMIGLERLTDDNESESLRNLIATHFRATSSLHAQSLTEDWDNEKHKFWKVIPHPPVADAPKPVYQFDRARLPEGVAV from the coding sequence ATGGCCAACATCATCCCGTCTCCCCTTTACCACTCCGAGCAGGAGCACGACGCCTGCGGCGTCGGCTTCATCGCCAAGCTCAACGGCGAACGCTCCTACGACGTCGTGGCCCGCGCCGTGGCCGCTCTCAAGGCCCTCGCCCATCGCGGCGCGATCGATGCCGATGCCGTGACCGGTGACGGCGCCGGCCTGCTCACCCAGCTCCCGCTCCCGCTGTTCAAGGACTACCTCGCGCAAAAGGGCCTTCCTCCGCTCCGTCGTGACAGCGACCTCGGCGTTGGCATGTTCTTCATCTCGCGTCGCGACGCCTACACCGAGATCAACGCCCGCAAGCTCATCGTCGATTCCATCCAGGCCGAAGGCCTCACCCTCCTCGGCTGGCGCGATGTTCCCGTCAACGCCTCCTGCCTCGGTCGCAAGGCCCTCGACACCCAGCCGCTCATCGTCCAGGCGCTCGTCGCCCGCACCGACGAAGCGGTCTCCGACGACGAATTCGAACGGAAGCTCTTCCTCGCGCAGAACACCATCGAGAACAAGACCTACGCGCAAAACTTCAGCGGCCTCTACATCTGTTCCTTCTCCTCGCGCACCATCGTCTACAAGGGTCTGCTCACCCCGGCCCAGATCGCCCGGTTCTATCCCGACCTGAAGTCGCCGCTCTTCCAGACCGCCTTTGCGATTTTCCACCAGCGTTTCTCGACCAACACCTTCCCCACCTGGGAGCTCGCCCACCCGTTCCGGATGATGGCGCACAACGGCGAGATCAACACCATCCGCGGCAACCGCAACCTCATGCGCGCCCGCGAGAACTCCACCGCCTTCGGCGTCTGGGGCGAGCGTTTCCACGACCTCAAGCCGCTCATCCAGCCCGGCATGAGCGACTCCGCCACCTTCGACAACGCCCTCCAGGCCATCACCCTTGGCGGACGCAATCCTCTCCACGCCGCCATGATGATGATGCCGCCCGCGTGGGAAAAGGACAATACCCTCACCCCCGAGGCGCGCGCCTTCTTCCGCTACCACGCCTGTATCATGGAGCCCTGGGACGGCCCCGCCGCCATCATCTTCACCGATGGCCGCACCATCGGCGCCGCCCTCGACCGCAACGGCCTCCGCCCCGCCCGCTACAAGATCTTCGACGACGGCTACGTCATCCTCGCCTCCGAAGCCGGCCTCGTGCACGACTTCCCCGGCAAGGTCACCGAAGCCGGCCGCCTCGGCCCCGGCCGCATGATCGCCATTGATCTGACATCCGGCGCCTTCCTGCGCGACGACGAGATCAAGGGCGCCATCACCCGCCATCCCCGCTCCGGCGATCTCAAGGACTGGTGCGAGGAGCACCTCGCCAATCTCCAGGCTCACGCCGCCGGGCAAAACCTCGTCGACACGCCCGCCGCGCCCGATGTCCGCGAACAACTCGCCTTCGGTTACGAAACCGACGAACTCGAACTTGTTCTCACCCCGCTGGCCGAAGGCCTCGACCCCACCGGGTCGATGGGCGACGACACTCCGCTCGCCGTCCTCTCGCGCCGCCCGCGCCTCCTCTACACCTATTTCAAGCAGCTCTTCGCGCAGGTCACCAACCCGCCGATCGACTCCATTCGCGAGAAGGCCGTCATGTCGCTCTCGATGATCCTCGGCGGCCGCCTCGGCCTCTTCGAGGAACTTCCGGAAACCACCGGCTTCGTCGAACTCGACACGCCCATCCTCTTCAACAGCGAACTCGCCGCCCTCGCCGATCTGCCCGCGCTCAAGGGCCGCGTCGTCCGCCTCGCCGCGCATTTTGATGCCGCCGCCGGCCCTGCCGGACTCGAGCCCGCGCTCAAGGCCCTCGCCGCCGCCGCCGGGAAGGCCGTCCGCGACGACGGCGCCAAGCTCATCGTCATCACCGACAAGGGCGTCGATGCGCAACACGCGCCCCTCCCGATGCTCCTCGCCGTCGGCGCCGTGCATCAACAGATCGTCCGCGCCGGCCTCCGCCTCCGCTGCGACCTCGTGGCCGAGACCGGCGAAGCCCGCGAAGTCCACCAGATCGCCACGCTGCTCGCCTTCGGCGTCAACGCCGTCAACCCGTACCTCGCGCTCGACACCGTCAGCGACCTCGCTGTCACGGAAAAGACCGGCAAGCCGGTCGATCCTCTCACCGCGCGTATCAACTATCGCACGACGATCGACGCCGGCCTGCTCAAGATCATGGCCAAGATGGGCATCTCCACGCTCGCCAGCTACCGCGGCTCGCAGATCTTCGAAGCCCTCGGTGTCGGCCGCGACGTCGTCGAGGAGTGTTTCACCGGCACCCCGTCGCCTGTCGGCGGCATCGGTTACGAACAGATCGCCGAAGAAACCCTCCGCCGCCACGCCCGTGCCTGGCCGCAGGCAAGTGGCACGGGCTTCCAGCCCGTGGGCGTTGCCTCTCCGCAGGGTGGCGCGGGCGTCTCGCCCGCCTCCGACCGGGCCGCAGGCGTCCCGCCTGCTTCCGGCACGGCCGAGCTCGCCGCCGCCACCGCCGTGCCCACCCTCGCGCCCGAAGGCTACTACCGCGTCAACAAGAAGGGCGAAGGCGAGTTCCACGGCTGGAACCCGAAGGTGGTCGCCTCGATGAACAAGTTCATCCGCGGCGGGACGTACGAATCCTGGACCGACTGGCGCACGCAAGGTGACGACCACCAGCCCGTCGCCATCAAGGACCTCCTCAAGATCCGCTTCGACGGACGCACACCCGTCGAACTCGACGAAGTCGAGACGATCGAGGAAATCCGCCGCCGCTTCACCACGGCCGGCATGTCGCTCGGCGCGCTCTCGCCCGAGATGCACGAAGCCCTCGCCATCGCGATGAACCGCATCGGGGGAAAATCCAACTCCGGCGAAGGCGGCGAGGACCCGGCGCGCTTTTCCATCCGCGAAAACGGCGATAACGCCAACTCCGCCATCAAGCAGGTTGCCTCCGGCCGCTTCGGCGTCACTGCCGAGTACCTCGCCAACGCCAAGGAAATCGAGATCAAGATGGCCCAAGGCGCCAAGCCCGGCGAAGGCGGCCAGCTTCCCGGCAACAAGGTCACACCGCTGATCGCGCGCCTCCGCCACAGCGTGCCCGGCGTCATGCTCATCTCGCCGCCGCCGCACCACGACATCTACTCCATCGAGGATCTCGCGCAGCTCATCTTCGATCTCAAGGAAGTGAATCCGCGCGCCAAGGTCTGCGTGAAGCTCGTCAGCAGCAGCGGCGTCGGCACCGTGGCCGCCGGCGTGGCCAAGGCCTACGCCGACGTCGTGCTCGTCTCCGGACACGATGGCGGCACCGGCGCCTCGCCCATCGCCTCGATCAAGAACGCCGGCTCCGCCTGGGAGATCGGCGTCGCCGAGGCGCACCAGGTGCTCATGATGAACGGCCTGCGCGGCCGCGTCGTCCTCCGCACCGACGGCGGCATGAAGACCGGCCGCGACATCGTCATCGCCGCCCTGCTCGGCGCCGAGGAGTTCAACTTCGGCACCGCCGCCCTCATCGCCGGCGGCTGCGCCATGTTCCGTGTTTGCCATCTGAATACGTGCCCGGTCGGTGTCGCCACCCAGCGCGAGGACCTGCGCGCCAAGTTCCGCGGCAAGCCGGAAAACATCATCAACTTCTTCAACGCCGTCGCCGAGGACGTCCGCCACTACCTCGCCCGCCTCGGCGCGCGCACGATCAACGAAATCATCGGCCGCGTGGACCTCCTCGAACAGATCGATGATCCCGCCAACCCGAAGACGAAGTACCTCGATCTCGCCGGCCTCCTCCACAACCCGGACCCGGCCGGCGAGCACGACCGCCACCACACCCGCGAACGCAACGAACGCTTCGGCAACGAAGGCTCGCTCGACGAAGCGATCACGCAGGAGGCGCGCGACGTCATTCTCGGCAAGTCCGCCCGCCTCGTGGGCCGCTACAAGGTCACCAACGTCAATCGCGACATCGGCACCTTCCTCTCCGGCCAGATCGCCTACGTGCGCGGCAACACCGGCCTCCCGCCCGGCACGATCGACCTCACCTTCACCGGTTCGGCCGGCCAGTCGTTCGGCACCTTCCTCGTCAACGGCATCCGCCTCACGCTCAACGGCGAGGCCAACGATTACGTCGGCAAGGGCATGAACGGCGGCGAGATCATCATCCGGCCCAAGCCCAGCGAAACCTTCGTGTGGCGCCACCAGTCGATCCTCGGCAACACCTGCCTCTACGGGGCGACGGGCGGCTTCCTCTTCGCCGCCGGCCGCGCCGGCGAACGCTTCGCCGTCCGCAACTCCGGAGCCACCGCGGTGGTCGAGGGTGTGGGCGACCACGGTTGCGAATACATGACCGGCGGCCTCATCGTGATCCTCGGATCGACCGGCATCAATTTCGGCGCCGGCATGAGCGGCGGCCTTGCCTTCGTGTATGACGAAAAGGGTGACTTCGAAAAGAAGATCAACCCGGCGATGATCGGCCTGGAGCGCCTCACCGACGACAACGAATCCGAAAGCCTGCGCAACCTGATCGCGACGCATTTCCGCGCCACGAGCAGCCTGCACGCGCAGTCACTCACGGAGGACTGGGACAACGAGAAGCACAAGTTCTGGAAGGTGATCCCGCACCCGCCCGTGGCTGACGCTCCGAAGCCCGTCTACCAGTTCGACCGCGCCCGCCTGCCCGAAGGCGTGGCGGTGTGA
- a CDS encoding transporter: MNKTILSVIAGGVFAALVLCTSSKADDFTWSATDTGLWSDGANWVGGVAPSGDDIALLTPTGYGQLNLDTDVSIGSFTASLATSGTWNIRAYGATRSLTIDSLVKGGSGYLYISNSANNSSLLNLTIGSITHTTSRLALGEANTAVKINSVIVTGKTTVSGSAILYANATTAVFDEVSLSGTAAFEIYANRGGSSTSHNTGGATVAGLSGTSGQVRTIYASLTTQYVDGTLTLDPAAGAAYSFGGTIVNRGSSGGVVTLSLVKDGAGTQHLSGANTYTGTTTVNAGALYVNGSHLGTVTDTGTAVATGAGTYTVNDGGLLGGIGTITTADADVVIKAGGKLEAGDPTVSSGIGTLTFALGTGKLDIKEALSSAGALLFDLGSIAESDRIVLTTGSIDIGTGLLGLDSFSFTVPGSLEEGTYTLLSSSQSIIGTLGANLAGVLDGREVALAFANGNRDIVLTVAGAAVPEPSTLAALSGVGALAVAFLARRRFSRPVPGAKR; the protein is encoded by the coding sequence ATGAACAAAACGATACTGTCTGTAATTGCCGGGGGCGTGTTCGCCGCTCTTGTCCTCTGCACATCCTCGAAGGCGGACGATTTCACCTGGTCGGCCACCGACACCGGCCTGTGGAGCGACGGCGCAAACTGGGTCGGCGGCGTGGCTCCGAGCGGCGACGATATTGCGTTGCTCACTCCGACCGGCTACGGGCAACTCAACCTCGATACCGATGTTTCGATAGGCAGTTTCACCGCTTCCTTGGCCACTTCGGGGACATGGAATATCCGAGCTTACGGCGCGACGCGCTCGCTCACCATCGACAGCCTCGTCAAAGGCGGAAGCGGATATCTCTACATTTCGAATTCGGCGAACAATAGCTCTCTGCTCAACCTGACGATCGGTTCGATTACCCATACAACATCGCGTCTGGCCTTGGGTGAGGCCAACACTGCCGTTAAGATAAACAGTGTGATCGTAACCGGGAAAACTACGGTTTCGGGAAGCGCCATCCTCTACGCCAATGCTACGACAGCTGTTTTCGACGAGGTGAGCCTGTCCGGCACGGCGGCTTTCGAAATTTATGCAAACAGGGGTGGTAGCAGTACATCCCACAACACGGGCGGCGCCACCGTGGCCGGTCTCTCCGGCACGAGCGGCCAGGTGCGCACGATTTATGCGAGCCTCACGACCCAATATGTGGACGGCACGCTGACACTCGACCCTGCTGCGGGCGCTGCCTATTCCTTCGGTGGCACCATCGTCAATCGTGGTTCCTCTGGCGGCGTCGTCACGCTCTCCCTGGTCAAAGACGGCGCGGGTACGCAACACCTGTCCGGGGCCAACACCTACACCGGCACCACGACGGTCAACGCCGGCGCACTCTATGTGAACGGCTCCCATCTCGGAACCGTCACTGACACCGGCACGGCTGTCGCAACGGGTGCCGGAACCTACACCGTCAACGACGGCGGTTTGCTCGGCGGTATCGGCACGATCACCACGGCTGACGCGGACGTGGTCATCAAGGCTGGCGGCAAGCTCGAGGCGGGCGACCCGACTGTCAGTTCCGGTATCGGCACGCTCACCTTCGCCTTGGGAACCGGCAAACTCGACATCAAGGAAGCCCTCTCCTCTGCCGGCGCGCTTCTTTTCGACCTCGGCTCTATCGCGGAGAGCGACCGGATCGTCCTCACGACCGGTTCGATTGACATCGGGACCGGTCTCCTCGGGCTCGACAGCTTCTCCTTCACCGTCCCGGGCTCGCTGGAAGAGGGGACCTATACATTGTTGTCTTCCTCCCAATCCATCATCGGCACGCTGGGCGCGAATCTTGCCGGTGTGCTGGACGGACGCGAAGTGGCACTGGCCTTTGCCAACGGCAACCGGGATATCGTGCTCACGGTGGCGGGAGCAGCGGTCCCCGAACCGTCTACGCTGGCCGCCTTGTCCGGAGTCGGTGCGCTTGCCGTTGCTTTCCTCGCGCGTCGCCGGTTTTCCCGTCCGGTGCCCGGTGCCAAACGCTGA
- a CDS encoding general secretion pathway protein E, giving the protein MATATRKQRSLSTDAKPAASPEPASPAARQGSPAPAAAAGAAPGTHANPRGPSGNGPDTETPRALRLHLSRELNALLHEGPTDNDDTARTSALVGALLKDAVRENVSDIHLDPAPDGYRLRVRIDGELSDTARLDTDTGLHVLRSFKSNASIEPAFALAPREGRAEFAVDDRTVAVRVATVPTVIGEKLALRLLFTEPARMQFEELGLSPADHRTLSAALHDARGMILISGPTGTGKTTTAYALLHELRKTGRAIVTIEEPVEYTIEDVTQIQVNPQQGLGFAEGVKALLRLDPDVIFMGEMRDAVSARAALDAADSGHTFISTLHARDAAGTITVLRNFGLADHEIAASLDLIVAQRLVRRLCPACRRQEPPTPAEAQWLEDCGQPVPALTWHAGGCEECRHAGYRGRIGIFEVYRLREKDADMILQHVDEHTLRRRIRRGGTLSFVQDDLLKVARGLTTLSEIRSVGGTGFYLPTTRKRTTTSTRQPA; this is encoded by the coding sequence ATGGCGACCGCGACCCGAAAACAGAGATCCCTGTCCACGGACGCGAAGCCGGCAGCCTCACCGGAGCCGGCCTCTCCGGCCGCGCGGCAAGGCAGCCCCGCCCCGGCGGCAGCAGCCGGCGCCGCGCCCGGCACGCACGCCAATCCGCGCGGCCCCTCCGGCAACGGGCCGGATACGGAAACACCGCGTGCACTCCGCCTCCATCTCTCCCGGGAGCTGAACGCGCTCCTGCACGAGGGGCCGACAGATAACGACGACACCGCACGGACAAGCGCTCTGGTGGGAGCCTTGTTGAAAGACGCCGTGCGCGAAAATGTTTCGGACATCCATCTCGACCCCGCGCCGGACGGTTACCGGCTGCGCGTGAGGATCGACGGGGAATTGTCGGACACGGCCCGGCTGGATACGGATACAGGCCTGCACGTTCTGCGCTCCTTCAAGAGCAATGCCAGCATCGAGCCCGCTTTCGCCCTCGCACCCCGGGAAGGGCGGGCGGAATTCGCGGTCGATGACCGCACGGTCGCCGTGCGTGTGGCCACAGTCCCGACGGTGATCGGCGAGAAGCTGGCCTTGCGGCTTCTTTTCACGGAGCCGGCACGGATGCAGTTCGAAGAGCTGGGCCTGAGTCCCGCCGACCACCGGACGCTTTCCGCCGCGCTTCACGATGCGCGGGGCATGATCCTGATCAGCGGCCCCACGGGCACCGGCAAGACGACGACGGCCTACGCCCTCCTGCACGAACTCCGGAAAACCGGCCGGGCCATCGTGACCATCGAGGAGCCGGTCGAATACACCATCGAGGACGTCACCCAGATTCAGGTGAATCCGCAACAGGGCCTGGGTTTCGCCGAAGGGGTGAAGGCCTTGCTGCGGCTCGATCCCGACGTCATCTTCATGGGCGAGATGCGCGACGCCGTCTCCGCCCGTGCGGCGCTGGACGCGGCCGACAGCGGTCATACGTTTATCAGTACACTGCACGCGCGGGACGCGGCCGGCACCATCACCGTCCTGCGCAACTTCGGCCTGGCCGATCACGAAATCGCCGCTTCGCTCGATCTGATCGTGGCGCAGCGTCTCGTGCGCCGGCTCTGCCCCGCCTGCCGCCGGCAGGAGCCGCCCACCCCGGCCGAAGCGCAATGGCTGGAAGACTGCGGGCAGCCGGTGCCCGCGCTCACCTGGCATGCCGGCGGTTGCGAGGAATGCCGGCACGCCGGCTATCGCGGGCGGATCGGCATTTTCGAGGTTTACCGCCTCAGGGAGAAAGATGCCGACATGATCCTGCAACACGTGGACGAGCACACCCTGCGCCGCCGCATCCGCCGCGGCGGGACACTCTCCTTCGTGCAGGACGACCTGCTCAAGGTGGCCAGGGGCCTCACCACGCTTTCGGAAATCCGGTCCGTCGGAGGCACGGGTTTCTACCTCCCGACGACCCGGAAAAGAACAACGACATCAACCCGTCAACCCGCCTGA
- a CDS encoding glycosyl hydrolase, translating into MIAGYLIMPATQNTVGLSNNGAVAFSVEPPPDAHQRAHAPPHAHTPVAGLRVPFGDGDVAAPPGRIISHIRPDIGQYVGSPSIAILPDGALVASHDLFGPGTSEHRSATTLVFRSEDRGETWRQVARIEPAFWSNLFVHDNGDGRGAALYLLGPTHHHGLLVIRRSDDGGHTWTEPRDTATGLLTPYGQYHTAPMPMLVHRGRIWRAIEDATAGTHWGRRYNPVLMSAPLGADLLRRDDWSFSEMYRQSPDWLGGRFGGWLEGNAVALPDGRIADILRVDYAPGGKAALVTLGDDGQSLEFSPETDFIDLPGGPTKFTLRRDPRSPEGAPVYWTLANAVPPRHACDKANHAAIRNTLALLRSADLRTWQLRHVPLWHPDSKRHAFQYVDWLFDGDDLVVASRTAWDDRHGGAPNEHDANFLTFHRIRDFRTRTMVNSPVDPFAGT; encoded by the coding sequence ATGATTGCCGGATATCTCATCATGCCTGCAACGCAAAACACCGTCGGTCTTTCGAACAACGGAGCGGTGGCTTTTTCTGTCGAACCGCCACCGGACGCGCATCAGCGCGCCCACGCCCCTCCTCACGCGCATACCCCGGTGGCAGGGCTGCGCGTTCCGTTCGGCGACGGGGACGTCGCCGCTCCTCCGGGCCGCATCATCAGCCACATCCGGCCCGACATCGGCCAGTACGTCGGCTCGCCCTCCATCGCAATCCTGCCCGACGGCGCTCTCGTGGCCTCCCACGATCTTTTCGGCCCCGGCACCAGCGAACACCGCAGCGCCACGACGCTCGTGTTTCGCAGCGAGGATCGCGGCGAAACGTGGCGGCAGGTGGCCCGCATCGAACCCGCCTTCTGGAGCAATCTCTTCGTCCACGACAACGGCGACGGCCGCGGCGCCGCTCTCTACCTGCTCGGCCCCACGCACCACCACGGCCTGCTCGTCATCCGCCGCAGCGACGACGGCGGTCATACATGGACGGAGCCGCGCGACACTGCCACCGGCCTGCTCACTCCATACGGCCAGTACCACACCGCGCCCATGCCGATGCTCGTGCATCGCGGGCGCATCTGGCGAGCGATCGAGGACGCCACCGCCGGCACGCACTGGGGCCGGCGCTACAACCCGGTGCTCATGTCCGCCCCTCTCGGCGCCGACCTGCTGCGGCGCGACGACTGGAGTTTTTCGGAGATGTATCGGCAATCCCCTGACTGGCTCGGCGGGCGCTTCGGCGGCTGGCTCGAAGGCAATGCCGTGGCCCTCCCCGACGGCCGCATCGCCGACATCCTGCGCGTGGACTACGCGCCCGGCGGCAAGGCGGCCCTCGTCACGCTCGGCGACGACGGGCAGAGCCTGGAATTTTCACCGGAAACGGATTTTATCGATCTGCCTGGCGGGCCGACCAAATTCACCCTTCGCCGCGATCCGCGCTCGCCGGAGGGCGCGCCGGTTTACTGGACGCTCGCCAACGCCGTGCCGCCGCGCCACGCCTGCGACAAGGCCAACCACGCGGCTATCCGCAACACCCTCGCCCTGCTGCGTTCCGCCGACCTGCGCACCTGGCAACTGCGCCACGTGCCGCTCTGGCATCCCGATTCGAAGCGCCACGCGTTCCAGTATGTGGACTGGCTCTTCGACGGCGACGACCTCGTGGTCGCCAGCCGCACCGCCTGGGACGACCGCCACGGCGGCGCGCCCAACGAACACGACGCGAATTTCCTGACCTTCCACCGTATCCGGGATTTCCGCACACGGACGATGGTGAATTCGCCGGTCGATCCGTTCGCCGGGACCTGA